TCGCCGATGGGCTTGAGCGCCGCGCCCACGGTGGGGAACAGCGCCCCTACCAGAATGCCCAGCGCAATGGCCGTGAGTACCTGAAAAGTAAGGTTGCGGGAGAGGTGCTTCATGCGGGCGGCAAAGTAGGTAAAAAGCCCTACACCGTGTGGCAGTGGTGCTGGCCAGCGGCATACAAAAAAGGCCTACCCGTTTGGGTAGGCCTTTTTGCATATGTATTAACGGAAAGCCTTATTTAACTAAGCTGATGCGGTTGGACTTGGTTTTACCATCGGCCATTACCTTGTAGTAGTAAGTGCCGGTGGGCAGTTGGGCGCCTCTCAGCAGAATAGAGTTATTCACCCCGCCTTTGGCCTCGCCATCGAAGATGGTAGCTACGCGGCTTCCCATGGCGTTGTAGAGCTCTACCTTTACATGGCCGCTGCGCGGAACCGAGAAGTTGATGGTAGCATCCCGGCCCGTGGGGTTGGGGTAGGCCTCAGTGCGAATGCTGCGCTGCTCAGTCGGAGCGGAAATTTTGGCTTCACCGGCTGGTGCCAAGGGAACAAGTGTTGGGCAGGAGTTCGAAGTATAGTTGGTGCAATTGGTAGCAGGTGATGTGCAACCGGCAGGATCCGCAGTGGTAATACCCGTAGTGACGGTAATACTAAAGCCGCCTAAGCCAGGCACAACGGTGAATACAACCGGGCCATTTGAACCAGTATAGGTGAATGTCTGAGCAGTTTGACCAGTTTGCGTTAAGATGTACTTACCTACTACCGGGCAGGATACCGTTACAGTAGGTGTAGTGTTTGTTCCGCAGATGAGGGCATCCTGAATTGTTACAACAGGTCTGGCAGGATTTGATGGCTGTGCATTCACCACTACTGATGTGGAACCTGAGACGCAGTCACCTTGCGAGGCGGTGAGGCCGTAAGTACCTGGGGCCACGCCAGTGAAGCTAAAGGGAGCAGCGCTGGTAGTGCGGGTGGTAGTGGCGGGGCTGGGACCGGTAAGAGTATAAGTATAACCGGCTATCGGAGCGGTAACATACACTGTACCGGTGGCTACTGAGCAAGTGGGCTGATCTACGGTAGCTGCTGGCCTGGCAGGCGTTGCGTTAAAACCGCCCAGGGCAAAATCCTGGAGCGAAGCCGTGATGGACTGCGAGTTGCGGGTTTCAACCATGAAGGCCGCAAAACAGGTAGAAATGTCCAGGGCGCAAAGGTCAATGGCGCCTTCATAGAATAGGTTGGGAGCATAAAAAGTATCCCCGTTGCTGGCCTTGTAGGTAAATCCTGCCGGCACATCAGCTTTGGAGTGGTTTACATCAGCACAATAGTTATCGGACGAGGCCGACTGCAACACGAGCTTGCCATTCTGCCATTCATACACCTTAATAGTAGGCTTGGTACCTCCGGAGGTGAAGTCGCTCAGAATCAGCAAGTCCCCATTCGTGTGGACGCCACTAAAGGTGCCATTAGAATTTGTACTGACATCACTCTTAAAAAACCAAAAGCCAATAGAGGCGTCGCCATTATCGGAGGTACGGTCGCCAAAGAAGCGCAGGATGCAGTTACCGGTTCCTGTTAACACAGCGCCGGCATTCGTAATGTCGCCTTTGGCATTGGCATTGCCCAAGCTCCAGCGCCAGGAAGCAATGGTGCTGCCATCTTTAGAGCCCTGCGTAAACTGGTTGTCGACGTTGCTAGCTGCATTTGCTGAATCCAGCTTATAGCCATGAATGGGATACGTAGTCTGGAAATTAGCCCAGTCTGATGGGTCACCATCACAGTAAGTACCTAAAATCTGGGCTGAGGCGGTAATGGAGGAGAAAACTATCAAGCTTAGCAGGAGCAATAGGTACCGCCAGGTTTTGGAGCTGCTGGTTTTTAAAGGAATTATTTCGGTGCTTACTGTAGCAATGGGTGTGTGAGAAGTAGAGCTCATGGTTGCGCATTTCAGGATACATTACTGATAATTCAACGAGCGTTTGTTGCTGCGAAAAGCAGCGCACCAAAAGTCTCCCGCAGCACGTACGGGCGACCTGGACGAGGGAAGGAAGTGGGCAGAAACGGGTAGCCTAAACCGGCTTATGCCAGACAGGAAGGGGGCTCCAGACACCTTTTCAATCAGGAGTTGGCTGATCGATAGAAAGGGTGGAAAGCGAGAAAGGAGAATGGGCAGAGTAGCACAAGCAGGAGCCACATTACCGTCAGCAGTGGGCGCGGGAATAGCTCAGATGGTAGGGCTGTTAGCCATTTGAATAAGGGGATTCCGTCATCACAAATTCTACACGCACGGTGGACACCTGGTCTTATTGGCAGGTCTTTCCCTCAGGCCGCAGCTGCAGAGGGGGCTTGAAGAACCTTGTTTTGTAATAGTATAATTTAATCATAAATAAATGCATAATCTAATTAGCTGATAATAATATTTAGACTTTTTTATATATATGTAAATATATGTTATAAACCTCGCTAAAAGCTACCTGTCAGCCTACCAAAAAGACCCGCCCAAACTGGACGGGTCTTTTGTAGTCATATCCACAGTCTACAGGTCTTATTTCACCAGGCTAATCCGGTTGGTCTTCGTCTTACCGTCGGTTGTAACTTTATAGTAGTAGGTGCCGGTAGGGAGTTGGGCGCCTTTCAGTACTACGGAGTGGCTTTCACCGCCTTTGGCTTCCCCATCAAACAGAGTTGTAACGTAGCGGCCCAGGGCGTTATATACATCCACTTTTACGTGCCCGCTGCGCGGAACCGAGAAGTTGATGGTAGCATCCCGGCCTGTGGGGTTGGGGTAGGCCTCGGTGCGGATGCTGCGCTGCATTGGGGTCGCCTTGTCCGTTGTTTGTAAGGATGAACTACTTGACTTTCCAATCAAGCCAGCCCCTCCACAGTTATTAGCTCCTGAAACGCACTTGCTGGAATTCTCATATACTACGCTGTACCCAGAACCAGCCGCCAAATTTTCAAACAAGACTTCATTGGTCCCATCACTTACAATTTTTATATCATCATAGCCGGTCCGGCTGAGAATATAAGTGCCTACTTCAGGGCTGTTTACCGTTACGCTAAAGAAAGCAGAGTTACAGGCCGGGGCATTATACGTGACATCAGGCGGAGAGGGGAGGTCGTTTATCGTTACTGTAACGTCACTGTATTGAGAACCACAGGAAGGTGTGGCGTTACTGGTTACCGTCAGGCGCAAGGTAACAGTCCCGTATACTCCACCAGTTACTGTTACAGTAGGCTTGGCAATAGCATCATCCGAGAACTCAACACCCATTGCAGCGTCTGACTTACTCTGAACAGTCCATTTGAAGGTGCCGTTGGTGCCGCTACCATCTAGTTGGAAAGTGTTTCCAGCTTCATCCAGGCATTGGGCGGCAGGAGCATCTCCCGCACTGGCAGTGGGGTTGGCATTCACTACCAAGGAAATAGCAGCACCTGCGCTTTCACAGCCAGTCGTGCTGTTCTTGACGTAAATAATGCCTGAATAGGTGCCAGCGACCAAACTGCCTGTCCCTGAAATAGTAATGGGGCTGGAAGTAGGCAGAGCCACGTAGCTACTCATACTAGTGAGCCCCGAAGTCCAAGTAATTTTATATTGATCAGCCCCCCCGGTCACGCCGGTATAGGAGAGCGAAGCGCTGGTGGTACCGGCGCAGATGGCCCCAATGGCAGGCGCTGTGATAGTGGGGTTAGAATTGACTGCCAGTGAAACACTAGCGCCCGTACTGATACAGCCGGTCGTGCTGTTCTTGACGTAAATAATGCCTGAGTAGGTGCCGGCAGCCAAACTGCCTGTCCCTGAGATAGTAATGGGGCTGCTAGGCAGAGAGGCATAATCAGTCATGCTGGTGAGCCCCGAAGTCCAGATAATTTTGTACTGGTTAGCCCCCCCGGTTACGCCCGTATAAGAGAGCGAAGCGCTGGTGGTACCGGCGCAGATGGCCCCAATGGCAGGCGCTGTGATAGTGGGCAGTGGGTTTACAGTTACATCATCGTTGCAACTGCTGCCTATATATCCTGTAGCACTAATATCAACTTTAACGTTGAATGTGCCCGTGCTCCCGCTCTTTGCCCGTACTCTCACAGTTGCAACATCGCCAGGATTAGTAACCACCTGATTACTACTGTTGAGGAATTCTCCGTCCCCGGTTAACGTCCAGGCATAATGCGCGCCGGTAGCGCTGGTGCTGGCTGTATACTCTAAGACATCACCCACGCAGGCAGCCTCATATTTAGTAATACCGCAATCAGACTGAAACACGGTGATAGCGCCGGACTGAATCTGATTGTCTTGGTTACCCAGGCTGGCCCCATCCAGTTTTTCCAGCTTGAAGTGGTAGGGGCCGCCACTGATATCGGAAGCGCCTTTATCCGCGCCTACCCACAGGGCCGAATAGGGCGAGCCATTATCGCCCGTGGCCAGGTGCCCGCCCGCCAGAATCAGAATTTTCTTGGAGGCAGAAGTCCAGGAAAGGCGGTAGATACCATAGGAGTCACCGGAGAGGTCAGGAGCAGAGTAGCCACCAAACTCCATAGTGGCGCCGGAAATGGAGGTGCCGGCCTCGCCGTAGAGCTGCACGCCGCGCTTGACCACCGCGGAGCTGAAGCCCGGATACGTTGTGTTATCATAAGCGGCCACCACCGTGGAAATAGGCGAGGTAGTATACTGCGAGGCGGGTGCGGCGGCCACAGCCTTCACGCCACTGGTAAACAAACTACTGATCATGCTGGCCGTGGCCGGGTTGGGAATGCCGGCGGCCGTAACAAGGGCCAGCCGGTCACTGGCACTGGTGGGGTCAAACGTGCCGCTCTTGATCTGCCCACCGGTAATGTTGTTGTAGTCCTTCAGCGCCTGATCAAAGCCCGTGACGAAGTCATAGGCATTGACTCCGCCTTTGGTGGCCAGCACCCGAAACTCCAGGAGGTGATAATTAGCTGTTTGCCCGGCAGGAGGGGCTGGGTTGGCGGGGATATTGACCAGCACCAGGCGCTGCAGCGTGCTGGTGCCTTCATAGTACTGGGAGTTGTTAGGAATCAAAGCCCCGTTTATCCATTGCTCTTTATTCGGCTCATTGGCATATTGGGAGAAGGAGGAGCCAAATGTCTCCTTGGTTTTTTGTGCCTGCCCCGAAACGCTGAGCAGCAGTAAACCAACTGCTACCAGCAGAAAGCGGTGCCAGTTTGCCATTAAGAACCAAGTTGTCTTTTGGCGAATGAGTGCCTTCTCACAAGGTGTATAGTGAGAGGTAGTGTAGTAAATAGGTGTGTCAGAAGTGGAGTACATAGTTGCATAGGTCAGATTCAGTACTGAAAAAATCACCAAGCACGCGGCGCTGTAGACAACAGCTCGCCAGGAGCCCACAAAATGTGAGTTCAACCCGGACGTTAAGAAGCAGTGTGGGTAGTAGCGGGTAACCTAGACCGGCTGCTACAGAGAATAGGTGTGGAGGCAGGTAGCGCCAGCTACATTCAGGGAATGAGCCGTAGCGCTGAGTAGAAATTTAGAATGGGCTAAAGGATAACTGTTCAGACGTAGGGGTAGCAGGCACACTGTTGCAGGCAGTGTGCAAACCCGGAAATGGGGGCTTTCCAGAAAAGAAGAGCACTAAATAATCAGCGAGTG
The Hymenobacter sp. DG25B genome window above contains:
- a CDS encoding T9SS type A sorting domain-containing protein, producing the protein MSSTSHTPIATVSTEIIPLKTSSSKTWRYLLLLLSLIVFSSITASAQILGTYCDGDPSDWANFQTTYPIHGYKLDSANAASNVDNQFTQGSKDGSTIASWRWSLGNANAKGDITNAGAVLTGTGNCILRFFGDRTSDNGDASIGFWFFKSDVSTNSNGTFSGVHTNGDLLILSDFTSGGTKPTIKVYEWQNGKLVLQSASSDNYCADVNHSKADVPAGFTYKASNGDTFYAPNLFYEGAIDLCALDISTCFAAFMVETRNSQSITASLQDFALGGFNATPARPAATVDQPTCSVATGTVYVTAPIAGYTYTLTGPSPATTTRTTSAAPFSFTGVAPGTYGLTASQGDCVSGSTSVVVNAQPSNPARPVVTIQDALICGTNTTPTVTVSCPVVGKYILTQTGQTAQTFTYTGSNGPVVFTVVPGLGGFSITVTTGITTADPAGCTSPATNCTNYTSNSCPTLVPLAPAGEAKISAPTEQRSIRTEAYPNPTGRDATINFSVPRSGHVKVELYNAMGSRVATIFDGEAKGGVNNSILLRGAQLPTGTYYYKVMADGKTKSNRISLVK
- a CDS encoding T9SS type A sorting domain-containing protein — protein: MANWHRFLLVAVGLLLLSVSGQAQKTKETFGSSFSQYANEPNKEQWINGALIPNNSQYYEGTSTLQRLVLVNIPANPAPPAGQTANYHLLEFRVLATKGGVNAYDFVTGFDQALKDYNNITGGQIKSGTFDPTSASDRLALVTAAGIPNPATASMISSLFTSGVKAVAAAPASQYTTSPISTVVAAYDNTTYPGFSSAVVKRGVQLYGEAGTSISGATMEFGGYSAPDLSGDSYGIYRLSWTSASKKILILAGGHLATGDNGSPYSALWVGADKGASDISGGPYHFKLEKLDGASLGNQDNQIQSGAITVFQSDCGITKYEAACVGDVLEYTASTSATGAHYAWTLTGDGEFLNSSNQVVTNPGDVATVRVRAKSGSTGTFNVKVDISATGYIGSSCNDDVTVNPLPTITAPAIGAICAGTTSASLSYTGVTGGANQYKIIWTSGLTSMTDYASLPSSPITISGTGSLAAGTYSGIIYVKNSTTGCISTGASVSLAVNSNPTITAPAIGAICAGTTSASLSYTGVTGGADQYKITWTSGLTSMSSYVALPTSSPITISGTGSLVAGTYSGIIYVKNSTTGCESAGAAISLVVNANPTASAGDAPAAQCLDEAGNTFQLDGSGTNGTFKWTVQSKSDAAMGVEFSDDAIAKPTVTVTGGVYGTVTLRLTVTSNATPSCGSQYSDVTVTINDLPSPPDVTYNAPACNSAFFSVTVNSPEVGTYILSRTGYDDIKIVSDGTNEVLFENLAAGSGYSVVYENSSKCVSGANNCGGAGLIGKSSSSSLQTTDKATPMQRSIRTEAYPNPTGRDATINFSVPRSGHVKVDVYNALGRYVTTLFDGEAKGGESHSVVLKGAQLPTGTYYYKVTTDGKTKTNRISLVK